A single Dreissena polymorpha isolate Duluth1 chromosome 14, UMN_Dpol_1.0, whole genome shotgun sequence DNA region contains:
- the LOC127857867 gene encoding uncharacterized protein LOC127857867 isoform X1, with the protein MSIDCRRSFESWRVYPRVHYFRKRFLDLYPRFQRVIGSLPFNINSDLIGKIDEAFKWYQNDLEIVYIENAFLPRENTFVDLNADLQSTRSATGSQVILCYVQGQSINENFIQILGHFIDYLHNVNASEPLVWIVDLANRPSGSEQEFVTSYINTKKEVISRVIFGSGQLEIATTISDYIEENLADILGLIVYCLLSVGTVHAKDTDVNVNDYLHKGLFQSAMNAYKLEHKTADKAIAEKMETGEELLPRNIHAVHKSSAEMALDEKHLSMLLRCNVLIPYSVHKYGIPAKIVNLILDAIDYEELFVKYLSQNSKDAILQSCSIPHKLHNLTCVTLGEGIIKDMSTVIQDLNAKCETTNQTITVMKKMLFEVNSYLEQTTFGDDVNWISKPPNCTTKFEEGFIKVGRSFLHWNSLQQFHDLFKTRTRCETYSGERSKKS; encoded by the exons ATGTCTATCGACTGCAGAAGGAGCTTCGAGTCATGGAGGGTGTATCCAAGGGTTCACTACTTCAGGAAACGTTTCTTGGATTTGTATCCTCGATTCCAAAGAGTAATTG GTTCTCTTCCATTCAACATAAATTCTGATTTAATTGGGAAAATTGATGAAGCTTTCAAATGGTATCAAAATGATTTGGAAATTGTCTACATTGAGAATGCATTTTTGCCGAGAGAGAACACCTTTGTCGACCTAAATGCAGATTTACAGTCAACCCGTAGTGCAACAGGTTCACAAGTCATTCTGTGTTATGTGCAGGGACAAAGTATTAATGAAAATTTCATCCAG ATATTGGGTCATTTTATTGACTATCTGCACAACGTAAATGCCAGTGAGCCGTTAGTTTGGATTGTGGACCTTGCAAACAGACCCTCGGGCTCGGAACAAGAATTTGTAACAAGTTACATCAACACAAAAAAAGAGGTCATTAGCAGGGTCATATTTGGTTCCGGGCAGCTTGAAATCGCTACAACTATATCAGATTACATTGAAGAGAACTTGGCGGATATTCTTGGCCTGAtcgtttattgtttgttgtcaGTTGGGACAGTGCATGCAAAAGATACAGATGTTAATGTTAATGACTATTTGCATAAAGGACTGTTTCAATCTGCTATGAATGCTTACAAGCTTGAGCATAAAACTGCCGATAAAGCCATCGCAGAAAAAATGGAAACAGGAGAGGAATTATTGCCAAGAAACATACACGCTGTGCATAAATCAAGCGCAGAAATGGCATTGGACGAAAAGCATTTAAGCATGCTGTTAAGATGTAATGTTTTGATTCCATATAGTGTGCATAAGTACGGAATTCCAGCCAAGATCGTTAATCTTATACTGGATGCAATAGATTATGAAGAACTGTTCGTTAAGTATCTATCACAAAATTCCAAAGATGCAATACTGCAGTCGTGTTCTATACCCCACAAATTGCATAATTTGACGTGTGTTACATTGGGTGAAGGTATTATAAAAGACATGTCCACTGTCATTCAAGATTTGAATGCCAAATGTGAAACAACAAATCAAACAATCActgtgatgaaaaaaatgttgtttgaagTCAACAGTTACCTGGAACAAACCACGTTTGGCGATGATGTGAACTGGATATCAAAACCACCTAATTGTACCACCAAATTTGAGGAAGGATTTATTAAG GTTGGAAGGAGTTTTTTGCATTGGAACAGTTTACAACAATTTCACGATTTATTTAAAACCAGAACACGGTGCGAAACGTATTCAGGTGAAAGAAGCAAAAAATCGTAA
- the LOC127857867 gene encoding uncharacterized protein LOC127857867 isoform X3, translating into MEVDDESKPGDVDECKVDCRQQIPKIMKQHGFFVPYAVEVVRFEPTAQMAIEDGSKICSPYHDELPGDCKDGAVCGSKDGSIRMRDACRHYRFGTLGGFVTDDSGNLFGLTCAHVVDSPCPKHEVYKCEGEIYRRFATSSPKMTFHFGENPSFALVDFAAVQVENGAYKSCNQYIKDEDGLHWSWTVYEGKHSNLVGKRVYKYGAYSGLTRGLIACPDLELPCSDLPCAQTDMYLIMIDNLPDALPQSPNDPDVLPQGPFSKKGDSGSLVCFQHVLSNEQLIRNSEQKTITVLSMIQCGEMEVYGKSSSQSLSFMLATGLRCLFKKSNVNLTCVCPPQQESC; encoded by the coding sequence ATGGAAGTTGATGATGAAAGTAAACCAGGGGATGTTGACGAGTGCAAAGTAGATTGTCGTCAACAAATACCAAAAATTATGAAGCAACATGGATTCTTTGTCCCGTATGCTGTAGAGGTTGTAAGGTTTGAACCGACTGCTCAGATGGCGATTGAAGATGGAAGCAAAATCTGCTCGCCTTATCATGATGAGCTTCCAGGTGATTGTAAGGACGGCGCAGTCTGTGGTTCAAAGGACGGTAGCATTAGAATGCGTGATGCTTGTAGACATTACCGGTTTGGGACTCTTGGTGGGTTTGTCACAGATGATTCTGGGAATTTATTCGGATTGACATGCGCTCATGTTGTTGACAGTCCATGCCCTAAACATGAGGTTTATAAATGCGAAGGAGAGATCTATCGTCGTTTTGCAACTAGTTCACCCAAAATGACTTTTCACTTTGGTGAAAATCCGTCATTTGCGCTTGTTGACTTCGCAGCAGTTCAGGTGGAAAATGGTGCATATAAATCGTGTAATCAATACATAAAGGACGAAGACGGTTTGCATTGGTCATGGACGGTGTATGAAGGCAAGCATTCAAATTTGGTAGGTAAAAGGGTTTACAAATATGGAGCTTATTCTGGCTTAACTCGCGGGCTGATTGCATGCCCCGACTTGGAGCTTCCATGTTCAGATCTACCTTGCGCCCAAACGGACATGTACCTTATCATGATTGACAATCTTCCAGATGCGTTGCCTCAATCGCCAAATGATCCGGATGTGCTTCCACAAGGGCCTTTTTCAAAAAAAGGTGATAGTGGATCTCTGGTTTGTTTTCAACACGTTTTAAGCAATGAACAATTGATAAGAAATTCTGAACAAAAGACTATTACAGTATTGTCAATGATTCAATGCGGTGAAATGGAAGTTTATGGAAAATCTTCATCTCAAAGTTTGTCGTTCATGTTAGCGACTGGACTGcggtgtttatttaaaaaatcaaatgtcaATTTAACATGCGTTTGTCCACCGCAACAAGAAAGCTGTTAA